One genomic segment of Vibrio quintilis includes these proteins:
- a CDS encoding expansin EXLX1 family cellulose-binding protein yields MNMALRKIIPALIFIPATLFGQVALADTSEHYGEGTFYGYGGGGNCSFPKDDSILTVAMNAVDYDGSAACGAVIEVTSENTGASVIVRVDDQCPECKKGDLDLDQKAFAKIDSIPEGRIPVKWHYIANNQAGDMKLYFKEGSSQWWTAVQVRDHMYPITKVEYRRSGDNQYINLPRKPYNYFLAERGFGVGPYDFRITDFYGQVVEVSNIPFKVTTEIDTGVQFPEK; encoded by the coding sequence ATGAATATGGCACTAAGAAAAATTATACCGGCTTTAATTTTTATTCCGGCAACACTATTTGGTCAGGTTGCACTGGCAGATACTTCCGAACACTATGGTGAAGGCACTTTTTACGGCTACGGTGGCGGAGGTAACTGTAGCTTTCCTAAAGACGATTCAATTTTAACTGTCGCGATGAATGCGGTTGATTATGATGGTTCTGCTGCTTGTGGTGCAGTGATTGAAGTGACCAGTGAAAATACCGGTGCCAGTGTGATTGTCCGGGTTGATGACCAGTGTCCTGAGTGTAAAAAAGGTGACCTGGATCTTGACCAGAAAGCATTTGCTAAAATTGATAGTATTCCTGAAGGACGTATCCCTGTGAAATGGCATTATATTGCCAATAATCAGGCTGGGGATATGAAATTATATTTCAAAGAAGGCTCAAGTCAGTGGTGGACGGCTGTTCAGGTTCGTGATCATATGTACCCGATAACCAAAGTTGAATATCGCCGGAGTGGTGATAACCAATATATTAATTTACCTCGTAAACCATATAACTATTTTCTGGCAGAAAGAGGATTTGGTGTCGGGCCATATGATTTCCGGATTACAGATTTTTACGGGCAGGTTGTTGAAGTCAGTAATATTCCATTTAAAGTGACGACAGAAATTGACACGGGTGTTCAGTTTCCTGAAAAATAA
- a CDS encoding Cof-type HAD-IIB family hydrolase — protein MYKLIGLDLDGTLLNSKKQISPETIAVLHEAKSRGIKIVLASGRPLEGMVPYLEQLALCSEDDFVVCYNGSIVKNVATGKTIHQQVVTASDVKQIAALAEDLNVNTHAFSQELGLITPKETTYTQLEATINGIEVHETDFTSLEENHPMIKAMMVDEPGKLAQAISRLPDHLYEQFTIVQSAPHFLEFLNPLSNKGLGIKMVAQHFNIPAEQVICFGDAENDHHMIEFAGMGVAMGNAMPQTKAIADYITTTNDNHGVAEGIEKLVFI, from the coding sequence ATGTATAAACTTATTGGATTAGATCTGGACGGCACATTGCTGAACAGCAAAAAACAAATCTCACCGGAAACAATTGCAGTCCTGCATGAAGCAAAATCCCGCGGAATAAAAATTGTACTGGCATCAGGCAGGCCCCTGGAAGGGATGGTTCCTTATCTGGAACAACTGGCGCTTTGCAGCGAAGATGACTTTGTCGTTTGCTATAATGGTTCCATTGTGAAGAATGTCGCCACAGGCAAAACCATTCACCAACAGGTTGTGACAGCATCAGATGTCAAACAAATCGCAGCTTTGGCTGAGGACCTGAATGTGAATACTCATGCTTTCAGTCAGGAACTGGGGCTTATCACTCCCAAAGAAACAACCTACACCCAGCTTGAAGCCACAATTAACGGCATTGAGGTGCATGAAACTGACTTTACTTCTCTTGAAGAAAATCATCCCATGATTAAAGCCATGATGGTTGATGAACCCGGCAAGCTGGCCCAGGCAATTTCCAGATTACCTGACCATCTGTATGAGCAGTTCACGATTGTGCAAAGTGCCCCTCATTTTCTTGAGTTCCTCAATCCACTCAGTAATAAGGGTTTGGGAATCAAAATGGTTGCACAGCATTTTAATATTCCTGCTGAACAGGTGATTTGCTTTGGTGACGCTGAAAATGATCACCATATGATAGAGTTTGCCGGTATGGGCGTCGCAATGGGTAATGCAATGCCGCAAACAAAAGCCATTGCTGATTACATCACCACAACAAATGATAATCATGGGGTTGCCGAAGGGATTGAAAAACTGGTTTTTATCTGA
- the queE gene encoding 7-carboxy-7-deazaguanine synthase QueE, protein MYKINEIFQTIQGEGVFTGVPSVFIRLQGCPVGCAWCDTKQTWETDEADRREFQDVIMKTQDSPAWCEMTPEEIVKRYQEQGYTAKHIVITGGEPCIYDLTALSCAFEHVGCRCQIETSGTSEIKASENTWVTVSPKIGMKGKLPVLTSALLRANEIKHPVGTLKDIEQLDTLLKQARIPEETIIALQPISQKQRATELCIQVCTERNWRLSIQTHKYLSIA, encoded by the coding sequence TTGTATAAAATTAACGAAATATTCCAGACCATTCAGGGTGAAGGCGTTTTTACCGGTGTGCCTTCTGTTTTCATTCGTTTACAGGGGTGTCCCGTCGGCTGTGCGTGGTGTGATACGAAACAAACCTGGGAGACAGATGAAGCTGACCGGCGTGAATTTCAGGATGTGATTATGAAAACGCAGGATAGCCCGGCATGGTGCGAAATGACACCTGAAGAAATCGTGAAGCGTTATCAGGAGCAGGGGTATACGGCAAAGCATATTGTGATCACCGGTGGGGAGCCATGTATCTATGATCTGACTGCTTTATCCTGTGCCTTTGAGCATGTTGGTTGCCGGTGTCAGATAGAAACCAGTGGTACTTCTGAAATCAAAGCTTCAGAGAACACATGGGTGACCGTTTCTCCTAAAATAGGAATGAAAGGTAAGTTACCGGTATTGACCAGCGCATTGCTGAGAGCAAATGAAATTAAACATCCGGTTGGGACGCTCAAGGATATTGAGCAACTGGATACTTTGTTAAAACAGGCTCGGATACCTGAGGAAACAATCATAGCTCTGCAACCGATTAGCCAAAAGCAGCGTGCAACTGAATTATGTATTCAGGTGTGTACAGAACGAAACTGGCGTTTATCGATTCAGACACATAAGTATCTGAGTATTGCATGA
- the queC gene encoding 7-cyano-7-deazaguanine synthase QueC has protein sequence MTKAVVVFSGGQDSTTCLVEALQNYDEVHAITFDYGQRHRQEIEVAQALAKKLKVTAHKIIDASVLNELAISSLTRDDIPVSNELQENGLPNSFVPGRNILFLTLAGIYAYQIGASAIITGVCETDFSGYPDCRNDFVKAMNHALVQGMERDLLVVTPLMWLDKAETWAMADHYGALSLVRENTLTCYNGIVGDGCGECPSCQLRKAGLDTYNGNKAEILKSYLDKQRSVV, from the coding sequence ATGACGAAAGCAGTCGTCGTATTTAGTGGCGGGCAAGACTCGACAACTTGTCTTGTTGAAGCACTTCAGAATTATGATGAAGTACACGCAATCACATTTGATTACGGACAAAGGCACCGGCAGGAAATCGAAGTCGCGCAGGCATTAGCAAAAAAACTGAAGGTCACCGCGCATAAAATTATCGATGCCAGTGTCCTGAATGAACTGGCTATCAGCTCACTGACCAGAGACGATATCCCGGTTTCAAATGAATTGCAGGAAAATGGTTTACCAAATTCATTTGTGCCTGGCCGGAATATTTTGTTTCTGACTTTAGCCGGGATTTATGCTTATCAGATTGGCGCCAGTGCGATTATTACCGGTGTGTGTGAAACTGACTTTTCGGGATATCCTGACTGCCGGAATGACTTTGTCAAAGCGATGAATCACGCTTTGGTTCAGGGGATGGAGCGTGATCTGTTGGTGGTGACGCCGCTGATGTGGCTGGATAAAGCAGAAACATGGGCAATGGCTGATCATTATGGTGCTTTGTCGCTTGTCAGAGAAAATACACTGACTTGCTATAACGGGATTGTTGGTGATGGTTGTGGTGAATGTCCGTCATGTCAGCTCAGAAAAGCCGGACTGGATACCTATAACGGGAATAAGGCTGAAATCTTGAAATCATACCTTGATAAACAGCGGTCAGTCGTCTGA
- a CDS encoding sensor domain-containing diguanylate cyclase: MSVKCMNFLFDKQGEVLSSYKDTDIHDYSDRIGNLYFRSPNEATTFRSEHFYAMVKRHGKLELSTVIGQHVWSGYLVTLSSLSETEPSDNVLLSLRRVSGSEHKTKKDHHNVMSLSPSATYHLDLKLNTIQNVSPNIVTLLGFSQEDIFGRPDWLIQQIHPDDQVKYKEYLNTCRECLNDKFCGTEYRFCNQQGEYIWLADRARVMFDPETQKPVGLIGCLIDISEIMKLYNQLVSLTAVAPGMIYQYERVDDGQICFSYMSPQVQTLFGKTAEEIKKDTRLLFNAVHPADRKRVYRSIVKAEKGQKEWKCEFRVLNHGEVRWLYGHSVPVTKNKVRQLWSGLLIDISDKKSLEFKLKRESTTDPLTGLFNRRFFMSMLMETFEAGIKQMPVSILAIDFDHFKQINDRYGHDVGDQVLKQVASGMKQNLRKTDTLARIGGEEFSVILPATNYTDAMKIGEKLRQYVSQQLISYQDYRIQMTITIGVASSDGHLNQKDLLIRADRALYKGKSSGRNRVM, encoded by the coding sequence ATGTCAGTCAAATGCATGAATTTTTTATTCGATAAGCAAGGTGAGGTACTGTCTTCTTACAAAGATACAGATATACACGACTATTCTGACCGGATAGGCAACCTTTATTTCCGGTCGCCCAATGAAGCAACAACCTTCCGGAGTGAACATTTTTACGCGATGGTTAAACGCCATGGCAAACTGGAATTATCCACGGTGATCGGACAGCATGTCTGGTCTGGTTATTTGGTAACCTTGTCCTCACTGTCTGAGACTGAGCCTTCAGATAATGTATTACTCTCTCTCCGGCGGGTTTCAGGTTCAGAACATAAAACAAAGAAAGACCATCACAACGTCATGTCTTTGAGCCCTTCAGCCACTTATCACCTTGATTTAAAACTTAATACCATCCAGAACGTTTCCCCGAATATTGTCACGCTGCTCGGTTTCTCTCAGGAAGATATTTTTGGCAGACCAGATTGGTTGATTCAGCAGATTCACCCGGATGATCAGGTGAAATACAAGGAATACCTCAACACCTGTCGTGAATGTCTGAATGATAAGTTCTGTGGCACGGAATATCGGTTTTGTAACCAGCAGGGAGAGTATATCTGGCTGGCAGACCGGGCCCGGGTAATGTTTGACCCCGAAACTCAGAAGCCTGTCGGACTGATTGGTTGTCTGATAGATATTTCAGAAATCATGAAGTTATACAATCAGCTGGTTTCATTGACTGCGGTCGCACCCGGCATGATCTATCAATATGAGCGCGTAGATGACGGGCAAATATGTTTTTCTTATATGAGTCCTCAGGTGCAGACTTTGTTTGGCAAGACCGCGGAAGAGATTAAAAAAGACACCCGGCTATTATTCAATGCCGTCCATCCGGCTGACAGAAAACGGGTTTACCGGAGTATTGTCAAAGCGGAGAAAGGGCAAAAAGAGTGGAAGTGCGAATTCAGGGTATTAAATCATGGCGAAGTCCGCTGGCTGTATGGCCACTCAGTACCGGTGACAAAAAATAAAGTGCGGCAGTTATGGTCTGGTCTTTTGATTGATATTTCCGATAAGAAATCGCTGGAATTTAAACTCAAACGGGAATCGACCACCGACCCGCTGACAGGGCTGTTCAATCGCCGCTTTTTTATGAGCATGCTGATGGAAACTTTCGAAGCAGGCATCAAGCAAATGCCGGTCAGTATTCTGGCGATTGATTTTGATCATTTCAAACAGATCAATGACAGATATGGGCATGATGTCGGTGATCAGGTGCTGAAACAGGTTGCCTCTGGCATGAAACAGAATCTCAGAAAAACCGATACGCTGGCCCGGATTGGAGGAGAGGAGTTCAGTGTGATTCTGCCGGCAACAAATTATACTGATGCAATGAAAATCGGTGAAAAACTGCGCCAGTATGTTAGCCAGCAGCTGATTTCTTATCAGGATTACCGTATCCAAATGACAATCACGATTGGTGTTGCTTCATCTGACGGGCACTTAAATCAGAAGGATTTATTAATCCGGGCCGATCGGGCTTTATATAAAGGAAAGTCATCCGGAAGAAACCGGGTGATGTGA
- a CDS encoding carbohydrate-binding protein: MKKLNTTLALAGCALFSQQAMSANWQLVWHDEFTNSISSDWVFETGNGSSGWGNNELEYYQKENASVENGNLVITAKKESSHGFKYTSARMKTQGLQSFKYGKIEARIKLPNGSGLWPAFWMLGSNIDSVSWPYCGEIDIMEHVNSESQTHGTIHWQADQYANYTGHSFNIDVTKYHTYTVEWDKSEIRWYVDGTMYHVASILDNINGTDEFHKQFFILLNMAVGGNWPGFTIDDSKMPAKMYVDYVRVYQDKDNTSSSHTGSSSNSSSFSKTIQAEDYSSMNGVATESTSDTGGGKNVGWIDTGDWMAFNNIKIPATGDYQIEYRVSSANGGARLSLDHSSGATVLGYLDIGSTGGWQSWKTLSQHVHIDAGTYNFGIYAQTGGFNLNWWKIKKL; encoded by the coding sequence ATGAAAAAATTAAATACAACATTAGCGTTAGCCGGCTGTGCCCTTTTTTCACAACAAGCAATGAGTGCCAACTGGCAGCTTGTCTGGCACGATGAATTCACAAACAGTATTAGTTCTGACTGGGTATTTGAAACAGGAAATGGCTCTTCAGGATGGGGAAACAATGAGCTGGAATATTATCAGAAAGAAAATGCTTCAGTAGAAAACGGCAATCTGGTTATTACAGCAAAGAAAGAGAGTTCACACGGGTTTAAATATACATCTGCCCGCATGAAAACCCAGGGGTTACAATCATTTAAGTACGGAAAAATTGAAGCCAGAATTAAGCTGCCAAACGGCTCTGGTTTATGGCCTGCATTCTGGATGCTTGGCAGTAATATCGATTCCGTCAGCTGGCCTTACTGTGGTGAAATTGACATTATGGAGCACGTGAACTCTGAAAGTCAGACTCATGGCACCATTCACTGGCAGGCAGACCAATATGCAAATTATACCGGTCACAGCTTTAATATTGATGTCACAAAATATCACACCTATACGGTTGAGTGGGATAAAAGCGAAATTCGCTGGTATGTTGATGGCACCATGTATCACGTCGCAAGTATACTGGACAATATTAATGGCACGGATGAATTCCATAAACAATTCTTCATCTTACTAAATATGGCAGTCGGTGGTAACTGGCCAGGATTTACTATTGACGACAGTAAAATGCCGGCCAAAATGTATGTTGACTATGTCCGGGTCTATCAGGATAAAGACAACACCAGCAGTTCTCATACCGGCAGCAGTAGCAACAGCAGTAGTTTTTCAAAAACCATTCAGGCTGAAGACTACAGTTCAATGAATGGTGTTGCGACTGAAAGTACGTCAGATACCGGTGGTGGTAAAAATGTTGGCTGGATCGATACCGGTGACTGGATGGCCTTCAATAACATAAAAATTCCTGCAACAGGCGATTATCAGATTGAATACCGCGTATCCAGTGCAAATGGTGGTGCCCGCTTGTCTCTTGATCACAGCTCAGGAGCAACCGTTCTTGGCTATCTGGATATTGGCTCAACTGGCGGATGGCAATCATGGAAAACCTTATCACAGCATGTCCATATCGATGCCGGAACTTATAACTTTGGTATCTATGCCCAGACCGGTGGCTTTAATCTGAACTGGTGGAAAATTAAAAAACTTTAA
- a CDS encoding GNAT family N-acetyltransferase, whose protein sequence is MKVTLIKIDYKSRTVLENLFPYYIYDMSEFMGWEPTKEGHYDTYDSSKLDVYWDSDDHVPYFIMADDELAGFVLIRKYPESLSIYDISQYFILRKFKRQGVGKQALKQIVKLYPGQWQIRVLLENTGALKFWLSAVSDVVGEQYQLEEDIDVDLKMNFIRFKTNKDV, encoded by the coding sequence ATGAAAGTTACACTTATTAAAATTGATTATAAATCAAGAACAGTTTTGGAAAACTTATTTCCATATTACATTTATGATATGTCCGAATTTATGGGGTGGGAGCCGACGAAAGAAGGTCATTATGATACCTATGATTCATCGAAACTCGATGTCTATTGGGATTCTGATGATCATGTGCCTTATTTCATTATGGCAGATGATGAATTGGCAGGTTTTGTTCTGATCCGTAAATATCCTGAGAGTTTATCTATTTATGATATTTCACAATATTTTATCTTGCGTAAGTTTAAACGGCAGGGCGTCGGTAAACAGGCGCTGAAACAGATTGTTAAATTATATCCGGGGCAATGGCAAATACGTGTTTTGCTTGAAAATACGGGGGCTCTGAAGTTCTGGCTGTCGGCCGTTTCAGATGTGGTTGGTGAGCAATATCAATTAGAAGAAGATATTGATGTGGATTTAAAAATGAACTTTATCCGCTTTAAAACAAACAAAGATGTATGA
- a CDS encoding Hsp70 family protein — translation MASPKYLVGIDLGTTNTVVAFCECGSDLSQCPIQLFPVDQLVGPGEVARRPTLPSFRFHPPAGQAPTSDFTLPWESQAVEGDSTNIVIGEWARTLGSQVEGRQISSAKSWLSHPSVDRNEAILPWASAEETLKVSPVTASASYLNHIRQCWNYHYPADRLEAQDIVITVPASFDESARKLTLEAAALAGLSGVKLLEEPQAACYDWYTRHQDTVESQLRDTPVVLVCDVGGGTTDLSLITADFSDDGLKLNRVGVGEHLMLGGDNIDLSLAHQAEQTFRHQQKLNAARLNKLIQQTRHTKELLLAANAPESAKITLLGSGSRLMGGTKSIALSKTQVHQIALDGFFPETSFDEHPLQRKRAVVEFGLPYASDPAITKHIAAFLHQHEQITCQADQSMVPVGVLLNGGVFNSELIQQRLLKVLSGWSGQDVQLMDNPHPDLAVALGAVAYLKACRGSQLKIGGGAARSYFLHLENKNKPNQAICLLAKGTDESQEIRLSSRRFALTLGEPVRFSLLTTPHDRLRGQEAIRNGMLTTVDPDDFSPLPPYIASLERLNDQEKLAANQKARVEVFLSSQLTPVGTLKIECVKTDDEQQRWQLEFEVRHQKAAETADKIASPEAEKAKDLITRLYSGNKNSAEQKEINSLNKSLERLLGKRETWDSSVSRDLFDTLAQGRKRRRRSEQHEKNWFRLAGYTLRPGFGDPVDSWRIEQIWPLFQQSIQFKNHQGWSDWWVFWRRISGGLDQEQQESILAEIAKYIHPGAVNNLKQSQSSQDRGYEAMVRLAASLEHLETEDKILLTRWFLKRATSQTQHSQAHWWAVGRLTSRVLMYGSQHKVIPREQAEQWLPELLSQDWKQDTMAGFAAVMMCRKTGDRSLDIAESFRTEVTKKLQQSKAAESWLRLVSEVSQLDENDSKRIFGDTLPTGLHLLQTS, via the coding sequence ATGGCTTCTCCCAAATATCTGGTCGGCATCGACCTTGGCACAACCAATACGGTTGTTGCCTTCTGTGAATGTGGCAGCGACTTATCACAATGCCCCATCCAGCTTTTTCCGGTAGATCAGCTTGTCGGGCCGGGAGAAGTTGCCAGACGACCGACACTGCCCTCTTTCCGCTTTCACCCGCCCGCCGGACAGGCCCCCACTTCTGACTTCACCCTGCCCTGGGAATCTCAGGCGGTTGAAGGCGATTCAACAAACATTGTGATTGGCGAATGGGCCAGAACTCTGGGCTCACAGGTGGAAGGCCGGCAAATATCCAGTGCCAAAAGCTGGCTTTCTCATCCTTCAGTTGACCGGAATGAAGCGATTCTTCCCTGGGCCAGCGCAGAAGAAACACTGAAAGTCTCCCCGGTAACGGCCAGTGCAAGTTATCTGAACCATATCCGCCAATGCTGGAATTATCATTATCCGGCAGACCGGCTGGAAGCTCAGGATATTGTGATTACTGTACCGGCTTCTTTTGATGAAAGTGCCCGGAAACTCACACTTGAAGCTGCTGCTCTTGCCGGGCTGAGTGGCGTGAAGCTCCTCGAAGAGCCTCAGGCAGCCTGCTACGACTGGTACACCCGGCATCAGGATACAGTCGAAAGCCAGCTCCGTGACACGCCGGTCGTGCTTGTGTGTGATGTCGGGGGCGGCACAACTGATTTGAGCCTGATCACCGCTGATTTCAGCGACGACGGACTAAAACTGAACCGGGTCGGTGTTGGTGAACATTTGATGCTGGGTGGTGACAATATTGATTTATCACTGGCTCACCAGGCAGAACAGACATTCAGGCATCAGCAAAAGCTCAATGCCGCGCGGCTGAATAAATTAATCCAGCAGACCCGTCATACCAAAGAATTATTATTGGCAGCAAATGCGCCGGAGTCAGCCAAAATTACCTTGCTGGGCAGTGGCTCCCGTCTGATGGGCGGAACAAAAAGTATTGCATTGAGCAAAACACAGGTGCATCAAATTGCCCTGGACGGTTTTTTCCCGGAAACATCATTTGATGAACACCCGCTTCAACGCAAACGGGCGGTCGTTGAATTTGGTCTGCCATATGCCTCAGACCCGGCCATCACCAAACATATCGCTGCATTCTTACATCAGCATGAACAGATTACCTGTCAGGCCGATCAATCCATGGTGCCTGTCGGTGTGCTGCTCAATGGCGGGGTTTTCAATAGTGAACTGATTCAACAGCGGCTATTGAAAGTTCTTTCCGGCTGGAGCGGACAAGATGTTCAACTGATGGATAACCCACATCCGGATCTGGCCGTTGCCCTGGGTGCAGTCGCTTATCTGAAAGCCTGCCGCGGTTCTCAACTGAAAATCGGTGGCGGAGCCGCCCGCTCTTACTTCCTTCATCTGGAAAACAAGAACAAGCCAAACCAGGCGATTTGTTTACTGGCCAAAGGCACAGATGAAAGTCAGGAAATCCGTCTTTCCAGCCGTCGCTTTGCACTCACGCTCGGTGAGCCGGTGCGATTCAGTCTGCTCACCACGCCACATGATCGTCTGCGTGGTCAGGAAGCAATCCGCAATGGCATGCTGACAACAGTCGACCCGGACGATTTTTCTCCGTTGCCGCCTTATATTGCTTCACTGGAACGCCTCAACGATCAGGAAAAGCTGGCCGCAAATCAAAAGGCACGGGTTGAAGTATTTCTTTCGTCTCAGCTCACGCCGGTCGGTACGTTAAAAATCGAATGCGTCAAAACCGATGATGAGCAGCAGCGCTGGCAGCTTGAATTTGAAGTCCGCCATCAGAAAGCCGCCGAGACCGCGGATAAAATAGCTTCCCCCGAAGCGGAAAAAGCCAAAGATCTGATTACCCGTTTATACAGTGGCAACAAAAATTCAGCTGAGCAGAAGGAAATTAACTCTCTGAATAAGAGTCTGGAACGCTTACTGGGCAAGAGAGAGACGTGGGATTCATCCGTCAGCCGGGATTTATTTGATACGTTAGCTCAGGGACGCAAACGCCGCCGCCGCTCCGAACAACATGAAAAGAACTGGTTCAGACTGGCAGGATATACATTACGGCCCGGCTTTGGTGATCCGGTAGATAGCTGGAGAATTGAACAAATCTGGCCTCTGTTCCAACAGAGTATTCAGTTTAAAAACCATCAGGGATGGAGCGACTGGTGGGTTTTCTGGCGCAGAATCAGTGGTGGGCTTGATCAGGAACAGCAGGAATCCATCCTTGCAGAAATCGCGAAATACATTCATCCCGGCGCGGTCAACAACCTCAAACAGAGTCAATCATCTCAGGACAGAGGCTACGAAGCGATGGTGCGGCTGGCTGCATCACTGGAGCACCTGGAAACGGAAGATAAAATTTTGCTGACCCGCTGGTTCCTGAAACGGGCAACCAGCCAGACACAACATTCACAGGCTCACTGGTGGGCGGTCGGCCGTCTGACTTCAAGAGTGCTGATGTATGGCAGTCAACATAAAGTGATTCCACGCGAACAGGCAGAACAGTGGTTACCTGAGCTGTTAAGTCAGGACTGGAAGCAGGATACAATGGCTGGGTTTGCCGCAGTCATGATGTGTCGTAAGACCGGGGACAGATCACTGGATATTGCTGAATCATTCCGCACTGAAGTGACCAAAAAACTTCAGCAAAGCAAAGCCGCTGAAAGCTGGCTGAGATTAGTCAGTGAAGTCAGCCAGCTTGATGAGAATGATTCAAAACGTATTTTTGGTGATACATTACCAACGGGTTTACATTTACTTCAGACATCTTAA
- a CDS encoding Hsp70 family protein translates to MEHRYSVGIDLGTTHCVLSYTDLQDEQENVTVMPVAQMTAPGNVESLPQLGSFVYQPHEQEMSPETQTLPWTDAPEALVGAIARQLGSKTPLRLIASAKSWLCHGGVNRREAFLPAGSPEEVEKISPLQATELYIDHIKCAWNHQFPEHPLEQQDVTITIPASFDPAARDLTAEAAKNRSLNQLTLLEEPQAALYSWIHGNEASWRDQVTVGDVVLVVDIGGGTTDLSLVEVKEQDGNLILERVAVGEHILLGGDNMDLALAYRLKMKLAQDGKDLQPWQIQAVTHACRDAKEALLNDPELQSVPVIVPSRGSKLLGSTLKTELTQDEIRQTLVDGFFPSVPVTDHPVQRNRGALTQMGLPYAQDAGITRHIAAFLSRQAESPDNTQEMPFGGIPGLDSQSPAAFIQPTAILLNGGVLKSDLLATRLIETIDTWLTGAGAEPVRQLCGIDLDLAVSQGAAYYGVVRKGTGVRIRGGLASSYYVGIESAMPAIPGMAPPLEAMCVAPFGMEEGASVHLENKEFGLVIGQPVHFQFFGSTVRKEDQAGSHLDSWAEDELLELPEIQVTLDATENRKTGEIVPVTLASKVTEIGTLYLEAIATDNGQKWHVEFDVREG, encoded by the coding sequence ATGGAACATCGTTATTCCGTTGGCATTGACTTAGGCACAACGCATTGTGTCCTGTCTTATACCGACCTGCAGGATGAGCAGGAAAATGTCACCGTCATGCCGGTTGCGCAAATGACAGCACCGGGAAACGTCGAGTCTCTGCCTCAGCTGGGCTCATTTGTTTATCAGCCCCACGAACAAGAAATGTCCCCGGAAACGCAAACACTGCCGTGGACCGACGCCCCCGAAGCACTGGTCGGCGCCATTGCCCGTCAGCTGGGGAGTAAAACCCCGCTCCGGCTGATTGCCAGTGCGAAATCCTGGCTTTGTCACGGCGGCGTGAACCGCCGGGAAGCCTTTCTGCCAGCCGGAAGTCCGGAAGAAGTCGAAAAAATTTCGCCGCTACAGGCAACCGAACTCTACATCGATCATATCAAATGTGCGTGGAATCATCAGTTTCCGGAACATCCGCTGGAACAGCAGGATGTGACTATAACGATTCCGGCCTCCTTTGATCCGGCCGCCCGTGATTTAACCGCCGAGGCGGCAAAAAACCGCAGTTTGAATCAGCTGACTTTACTTGAAGAACCACAGGCTGCACTGTACAGCTGGATTCATGGCAATGAAGCCAGCTGGCGTGATCAGGTGACCGTTGGGGATGTCGTCCTTGTGGTTGATATCGGTGGCGGCACCACAGATTTATCACTGGTCGAAGTCAAAGAGCAGGATGGCAATTTAATTCTGGAACGGGTTGCTGTGGGCGAACATATTCTGCTGGGTGGCGATAATATGGACCTGGCACTGGCATACCGTCTGAAAATGAAGCTGGCTCAGGATGGAAAAGACCTGCAACCGTGGCAAATTCAGGCAGTCACTCATGCCTGTCGTGATGCAAAAGAGGCCCTGCTCAATGATCCTGAACTTCAGTCTGTTCCGGTAATTGTCCCGAGCCGTGGCTCAAAATTACTGGGTTCAACTCTGAAAACTGAACTGACTCAGGATGAGATTCGTCAGACACTGGTCGATGGCTTTTTTCCTTCGGTGCCCGTCACTGATCATCCGGTCCAACGTAACCGGGGCGCGCTGACTCAGATGGGGTTACCTTATGCTCAGGATGCCGGTATTACCCGTCATATTGCAGCTTTCTTATCCAGACAGGCAGAGTCCCCGGACAATACACAAGAGATGCCATTCGGCGGTATTCCCGGTTTAGACTCACAATCACCGGCTGCATTTATTCAGCCAACCGCCATTTTACTCAATGGCGGCGTGCTGAAATCTGACCTGCTGGCCACCCGTCTGATTGAAACCATCGACACCTGGCTGACCGGAGCCGGTGCAGAACCGGTCAGACAACTGTGCGGGATTGATCTCGATCTGGCCGTCTCTCAGGGCGCTGCGTATTATGGCGTCGTCCGCAAGGGAACCGGTGTCAGAATCAGGGGCGGACTCGCCAGCAGCTATTATGTCGGGATTGAAAGTGCGATGCCTGCCATTCCCGGGATGGCGCCACCGCTGGAAGCCATGTGTGTGGCACCATTTGGGATGGAAGAAGGCGCCAGTGTCCATCTGGAGAACAAAGAATTCGGTTTAGTGATTGGTCAGCCGGTTCACTTCCAGTTCTTTGGTTCCACCGTCCGCAAAGAAGATCAGGCCGGATCACATCTTGACAGCTGGGCAGAAGACGAACTGCTGGAACTGCCGGAAATTCAGGTGACGCTTGATGCAACAGAAAACCGCAAAACCGGAGAAATCGTACCCGTGACCCTGGCATCCAAAGTCACTGAAATCGGTACACTTTATCTGGAAGCCATCGCCACAGATAACGGACAGAAATGGCATGTTGAATTTGATGTACGAGAAGGGTAA